GCTTGTATCTGCAAGTATCGGAAGCGAAATAAGTAACGTAACGGCATCTCTTGCCCAATAGAAGAGTTTCGTACCGTTTCGCCAAACAGCAAGCGGTCATGGTGGAGGCAAAGGCGGCAAAGCCTATCAACCCGGCCAGTATCACCAGCCAGGTGCCGGAGGAAGCAATCAGTGCACCGGTCGGTGCTTTCTTTCCGACCGCGCACGAGTCGATCTTATGCACCGAGTACTTGGCGTACACCTCCGATAGCAGCTCCTTCAGCTCGGGACTGTCCATCAATTTCATCATTTCGAGCGGAGCCAAGGCAGAACCGTGACGCGTTAGCTGGAAGCAGGAACCGGTGGAGCTGAAGTCCAGACTATGATCGGCATGGCTGAGCACCTGGGCGTCAAACACGGAAAGCTCGAGGTTCGAGTCTGCCAGCCGGTTCTGCAGCTCACTGCTAAAGTTTGTCAGCAACTGGCTGATTTCGGTCGGTGGACGCGAGAACACAAACCGCAGCAACGATTTGTCGCGTATGACGAAAATCTTCATCTGCGTTTCGCTGATACGCCCCGGATCATCGCTGTTGCTCGCTCGGACCGTTACTTGGAAGTAACCGTCAACAAAGTTCGCCATGCTGCGTGTCGTGCGGATCTCGGCCGTCTCGGGGTTCAAACTGAAGACGCTCGTATAGTCTTCGGTGCGATTGTCGCGCCGGTAGAACTGCGGGATGAAGTTTATGCTTTGGATCGAATAAACGATCGGATGTGCGCTTGGATCAACGTCGAACGCCCGGCTGTTTGCGATCGGGGTATCGATTGGTACGTTGTGCCGAATGCCGATCGTTTGATTTTCGCGCTGGAACTGCGGCGAGTGATCGTCCTGGTCGGTAATCCGAAttagcagctgctgctgtgattTGTCAAACCGATTGTAGCCATCGCGAAGGCGATCCGGGTTGGTTCCGTACTTGAAGCATCGAATTGTCAAACGGATCGTTTCCATAGTTTCCCGATCGAGCGGTTGCGTGGTGCGAAGGATGGCCTCGCTGTTGGCCGTGCGAGAAATCTCCAGCAATCCCAGCTCATTTCCTTCCACGATCTCATAATCGATCGCACCGTTCTCACCGATATCCTCGTCCAGGGCGGAAATGTTACCCACAATCGTACCGGCCGGTTCTTCCTCCAGAATGACCATTTCACGTGGTTGCGACTCGACGTCCCGCACAAACCTCGGCACATGATCATCGATGTCAAGAACGTTGATGCGCAGCACGACGGTTGATGCTTGCGGAGGTTCACCCATATCGCTCACCTCAATGATAATATTGTAGGTTGCTTTCGTTTCCCGATCCAGTGACCGTGTCGTCGTAATTAGTCCGGTCTTTCCATTTATGCTGAACGATTTGGCATCCTCGATGTCGGACTGGATGCGATAACGAAGCGTCCCGCTCGGTGTGGCCGGACTGTCCGGATCGCTGGCAATTACCTGAAACACCGGAGCACCGATCGTGGCATTCTGGCGAAGGCATTGACGCAGGGTTTAAAGATACTTCTCAAAACGGAACTCCCTCCCGGACTTACCTCAGTGACGTTTGCCGTTTGACCCACCTTCGGGGCTATGAAAAAGGGAATGCCGTCGTTGGCACTTATGTCCCCGATGTACAGCGAAAACGAGACATCGTTGTAGAGGGAACTTTGCTTTGGCAGCTGATTACCGCTGTCCTGCGCACGGATTACCAGCTCGTACGGATCCGATCGTCCCTTACCGGTTAACATTGCCTTCGTTTTGATTTCCCCCGTCTTGGGATTGATTTGCAGCAGCCCTGAGGTTGAATAAAACCCGGCTCGACGGTATTAAAAAGAATCGAATGAAGGAAGTCGTAGCTTTGCCGCACTTACCGTTAGCTTCGCCTTCATTCAGTATGTCGTACCGAACCTCGCCACCGAGCCCTTCGTCGGGATCGTGTGCCGTGATTGCGATGACGAATGTGTCCACCAGCACGTTCTCCGGGATGACGGCGGTGTAAGAGCGTTGTCCGAAAATCGGAGCATTGTCGTTTACGTCCAGCACATCGATCACCACCTCCAGATTCGTTCGCTTTGCCTCCGTCGGCCGACCGGGGGCATCCTCGGCCACGACTACCAGCTTCAGGACGGATTGCTTCTCCCGGTCGAGTGACTGTCCGGGTGCGATGCGGATCTCGCCCGTCGTGTTGCCGATCGTGAAGAGGTTCGAGTGGGAACCGAACAGACTGTACGACACTACGTTGTACCGGAGCAGGGCATCCTTTTCGGTGCGGACGACATCGGCGTCGGTTGCgtggacggtggccaccagctgGGGATAGCGGTCCGATTCCCGCACCGACACACGGTACCCGTCCCGCTCGGTGAAGATGGGCGCGTTGTCGTTGACGTTCTCGACTGTCACATTGACGTAGGCCAGTGActgccgtttccggttgctggTGATCGCCTTTACAACAAAGTCGATCGTGGTCCGGTTGTACGTCTCGTAGTCGAGCCGCTTGCGCAGTGAAATCTCTCCCGTACGCTCATTCAGACCGAAGTACCCGTCGACGTCGGGCATCAGAAGCTCGTAGTCGGTGATCGGAACATCGGACACCGGATCGTCCGCCTCGATGCGAAACACTACGGCCCCGACCGGAGATTCCTCCTTCACCTTTACCTCGATCTTTGGCCGCACCGTCGACCAGCCCTTGTTGCGGAACAGCGGGTTGGTGTCCTTGAACGATTGCACGAACAGCGTCACCTCCGTCTGGTCGTACTGCTTCTCGGGCGCGATCTGTGCATTCTTGTCGACCGCTTTAACGGTGAGCGTGATCACCGCGGCGTAGTTGTAGTTGAGCGTACTGTTGACGTAGATCGTGCCATCGTCCTTGCCGATGCGGAACGCCTGGCTGTAGTCGTAGGAGGACGTGGTCAGCAGCGGGATGCCGCCCTTGGTGACGGCCGTAATCGGCTCGATGATCGAGTACTCGATCCGGGCGCTCACGTCCGTGTCTTTGGCCGCCACGCGGACCACCTCCGAGCCGATCGCACTCCGCTCCGAAACGTACGCCGTGTAAGTTTGCTGCGTGAAACGGGGCGGCTTGTCGTTGATGTCTTCGATTTTGACGTGCACCGTTGTGGTGGCCGTCTCCGGGATCGGGAAGCCGGCATCGATCGCGTTCACTACAATGGCGTAGCTTTCCGGGTTCGTATCTCGGTCGAGCCGCGCATCACGAGCCACCGTTATCAGGCCGGTGCTGTAGGGAGAGAGGAGGAACCCCCAGGTTAAAGAAACTCACGGAACGCACCCAAAACCGGCCATACTCACTGGTCGTCGATGACGAAGTTGTCACTGGCGCCGACAATTCGGTACGTTAGGAGATCATCCAAACCGTCCGGATCGGTTGCGCTAACCCTTGTGACGTTGTATCCAACCGTTGCGTTCTCCGGAATCGCCGCCCGGTACGTCGGTGGTCCGGGAATGTCGCGACCCGGTGTCACCGGTCCGTAGCCCTTGAAGATTGGCCGCTGGTTGCCGGAGATGCCCACCCGGACCAGCACCCGGGTGTCGTTCTTCAGCGCCGGCACACCGTGATCGGTTGCCGTCACCAGCAGTTCGTACTGTCCGCGGTCCGTATCCATCGAGCTGACCGGGCGCGTAATCCGGATCTCGCCCGTCACCCGGTCCACCGCAAACACGTGCCCCGAGATGCTGTTCTCCGATTCGATCGTGTAACTAACCCGTCCCGCACCCTGCTGCGGTCCGTCCGCGTCGGTAGCACGCACGAAAAACTGCGGCTCAAACTCGCTGGCTCCCTCACGGATTGTGCGCGTATACTCGAGTGCCTCGAAAGCCGGATAATTATCGTTCTCGTCCAGCACGTCAATAAACACGTTCGCGTTCGTCTCGCGACCGCCGCCATCGGTTGCCACCAGCGCCAAGCTGTAGCTCTTCTGCTCCTCGTAGTCCAGATTGCGCTCAACGTAGAGCCCCCCGTCGGTGGGATTGGTGCGGAAAAACTCCGCCCCGAAGCCCTTCACGGCGTACACGAGCCGTCCGAACATGCCGGCGTCGTGATCCGTCGCGACGATGTCGGCGATCTTGAAGCCGCGCGGGGAGTTTTCACGCACCGTCAGCGAGTAGGTGGTCTGCGGGAACATCGGCGAGTTGTCGTTCGCATCCTGGAGCCGCACCGTAACCGTCGCCTTCGAGCGTTCCTCACCGTCGACGGAGGCCGACAGCTCGAAGATGAACGTTttgtcgtcgtcctgcggGACGTCGTAGTCGAGGCGGGATGAGTTGAGGactttcaccaccaccggtgtgCGGCCTTCGCCGTGCGTTGGGACCACCGCAAACACCCCCTCGGCGTTGCGTACGCTGCGGAGGGCTAGCGTGTACCGGCTGTTTGGCCCCAGATCCTTGTCCGTTACGATGATCGAAAGGCCCGGCAAGGGCGTATCCTGCTCGAGGTTCTCCGGTATCGTCACATCGTACGCCGGCTGGTTAAACTCCGGGATGTGATCGTCCACGTCGGTCAGTACGATCGTGATCTGCGAAACGGTTGTGTCCCCCGGCAGCTCGTTGTTGATCAGCTCCGTCGCCCTCAGCCCGAACGTGTAAGCACCACCGTTCTGGGTGATGATGGGATCCTCCCGGTCCAGCGGCTTACCGGTGGTGATTAGCTCCGCTACCCCGGACCTTGGGTGACCGATGTAATTCAACCGGAAGTGACCCATCGGTTCGTTCTCCAGCATCAGCATGAGTGGGTTCGGGTTACCGGTGTCACCGTCGGTGGCGTTGATCGTCAGCACGGCCGTACCTTCGATCGTGTTTTCGGGGATCGTGGCCGAGTACGGTGCGTTGATGAACACCGGCGGCTGATCCTGCACGTCGAGGATCGTGATCGCGACGGTTGCGTAAGCGCGCAGTGCATTATTCGGCGATCCATCCTTCGCCTGGACCGTCAGGATGTACGAGGGACGCGTCTCAAAGTCCAACGGTTTGCGTAGCTCGAGCCACGCTCCGAACTTGCCTTGGGCGATCTTCTCCGTGTGCACCGTAAACACTTCGCAGATATCGTCGGACCCCTTGGTCGGATCCTGATAGCAGGAAAACGTCAGCTCGGCGTTCGCACCCTCGTCCTGGTCGGTGGCCACTATTTCCGGGCTCACCGTTACATTGCTGCCCGGTTTCGTTGACTCGCTGATCGTCGCACTGTACGGACGACCGACGAATACCGGCG
The nucleotide sequence above comes from Anopheles bellator chromosome 1, idAnoBellAS_SP24_06.2, whole genome shotgun sequence. Encoded proteins:
- the LOC131215533 gene encoding cadherin EGF LAG seven-pass G-type receptor 3; translation: MHRATASRKQVWLVALVALSVGPVARTQIINRTPHFIPGSGDMSRFSLLENTPVGSVVYQLRGVDPEGSKLRFSISGPVFSVDRDSGVVRLRQSLDREQQDTVEVIISITDESILGTEPNTVSLRREIPIRDYNDNAPVFVGRPYSATISESTKPGSNVTVSPEIVATDQDEGANAELTFSCYQDPTKGSDDICEVFTVHTEKIAQGKFGAWLELRKPLDFETRPSYILTVQAKDGSPNNALRAYATVAITILDVQDQPPVFINAPYSATIPENTIEGTAVLTINATDGDTGNPNPLMLMLENEPMGHFRLNYIGHPRSGVAELITTGKPLDREDPIITQNGGAYTFGLRATELINNELPGDTTVSQITIVLTDVDDHIPEFNQPAYDVTIPENLEQDTPLPGLSIIVTDKDLGPNSRYTLALRSVRNAEGVFAVVPTHGEGRTPVVVKVLNSSRLDYDVPQDDDKTFIFELSASVDGEERSKATVTVRLQDANDNSPMFPQTTYSLTVRENSPRGFKIADIVATDHDAGMFGRLVYAVKGFGAEFFRTNPTDGGLYVERNLDYEEQKSYSLALVATDGGGRETNANVFIDVLDENDNYPAFEALEYTRTIREGASEFEPQFFVRATDADGPQQGAGRVSYTIESENSISGHVFAVDRVTGEIRITRPVSSMDTDRGQYELLVTATDHGVPALKNDTRVLVRVGISGNQRPIFKGYGPVTPGRDIPGPPTYRAAIPENATVGYNVTRVSATDPDGLDDLLTYRIVGASDNFVIDDHTGLITVARDARLDRDTNPESYAIVVNAIDAGFPIPETATTTVHVKIEDINDKPPRFTQQTYTAYVSERSAIGSEVVRVAAKDTDVSARIEYSIIEPITAVTKGGIPLLTTSSYDYSQAFRIGKDDGTIYVNSTLNYNYAAVITLTVKAVDKNAQIAPEKQYDQTEVTLFVQSFKDTNPLFRNKGWSTVRPKIEVKVKEESPVGAVVFRIEADDPVSDVPITDYELLMPDVDGYFGLNERTGEISLRKRLDYETYNRTTIDFVVKAITSNRKRQSLAYVNVTVENVNDNAPIFTERDGYRVSVRESDRYPQLVATVHATDADVVRTEKDALLRYNVVSYSLFGSHSNLFTIGNTTGEIRIAPGQSLDREKQSVLKLVVVAEDAPGRPTEAKRTNLEVVIDVLDVNDNAPIFGQRSYTAVIPENVLVDTFVIAITAHDPDEGLGGEVRYDILNEGEANGLLQINPKTGEIKTKAMLTGKGRSDPYELVIRAQDSGNQLPKQSSLYNDVSFSLYIGDISANDGIPFFIAPKVGQTANVTENATIGAPVFQVIASDPDSPATPSGTLRYRIQSDIEDAKSFSINGKTGLITTTRSLDRETKATYNIIIEVSDMGEPPQASTVVLRINVLDIDDHVPRFVRDVESQPREMVILEEEPAGTIVGNISALDEDIGENGAIDYEIVEGNELGLLEISRTANSEAILRTTQPLDRETMETIRLTIRCFKYGTNPDRLRDGYNRFDKSQQQLLIRITDQDDHSPQFQRENQTIGIRHNVPIDTPIANSRAFDVDPSAHPIVYSIQSINFIPQFYRRDNRTEDYTSVFSLNPETAEIRTTRSMANFVDGYFQVTVRASNSDDPGRISETQMKIFVIRDKSLLRFVFSRPPTEISQLLTNFSSELQNRLADSNLELSVFDAQVLSHADHSLDFSSTGSCFQLTRHGSALAPLEMMKLMDSPELKELLSEVYAKYSVHKIDSCAVGKKAPTGALIASSGTWLVILAGLIGFAAFASTMTACCLAKRYKQQVQSRNSQRMVGSDIYGSATPVLYTEPIYGAL